Below is a window of Fulvitalea axinellae DNA.
GGCTCGCTTGTGATCACCACTTTCCCCCTCAGCTTTTCCACCGCCCGACTAACCACAAACAGTCCAAGACCATTTCCTTTCGACTTCCTATTTGCCCTAAAATAGATGTCAAAGACTTTCGAAATATGCTCCTCGTCGATTCCCTCTCCGTTATCCTCCACAACTAGGCTTAGCGCCTCTCCTTTCTTACTTACGATAACCTTTACAAAAGCGTCGTCCTGACTTCTAAACACAATCGCATTATGAATCAAATGCTTGAATATCAACTCAAACGCCATTGGGAATGTATAAAGATCCGGTAGATCCCCTACTTCAGTCTCCAATCTGACATCGAAACGCTCAGCCTCTTTCGTAAATTCCCCACAAACCGAACCCAACACATCGCTAACCGACATCCACTGCCTATGCGGGCGCTCAAAATAAAGCTCTCCCACGGCCTGTAGCTTACCCAGCATATCGTCCATTTTCCGGATAGTAAGATCCACATTTCCGAAGAGCTCACGGGCTTCAGAGGAAATTCCCGACGACATATTCGCTAGGCCACAAAGCCCTAAAATGGTAGTGATCGGTTGCCTGAAATCGTGCGAAGCCCGGTAAAGCAGCTCGTTCATTTCTCCATGCGTACGATTAAGCTGCTCTGTCCGTCTTTTTACTTTCCGTTCCAGTCTCCGGTTCATTTCCTCCACATAACGATTGGCCTCTTCCAAACTCAACGCTTGTTCCTTAAGCTTTTTACGCTGACGTTTTACATGGTCGTTAAACCCTCTGAGTTTGCCTATCAACATTCGGTGGAGCCTGTTATAACGCCACATCGCGTAAGCGAAAATCATATTGATCAATAGAAAAACCGAAACGAACAACAAAATAATCGATTGCCTTTCCGATACGGTTTCGGCCTGCTGAAGCCGCAATTCGCTATCCATATTCGCCTGTCGCAAGCGTTCGGTTTCTTCCCGTTGCTTACTCATCTCGTAGCCGGATAAAAAACCGCCCACATTAGCGTAATTCTTCTTCTTCATTCTCAAAGAAGCATGCTTTACGTACTTGCGCTTAAGCATAAACCCCAAAGACTCATCCCCGTTAGCTTTGAAAAAATCGGCCATAACATCCAAAGGCTCGCAATCACTGATAAGCCCCTCCACTTGACTATACAAGCGAAACGATTCTCGGAAATGCTTACTCGCCTGATCATTCTTTCCTACCTGAAGGCTATAGCGCCCTTTTAGGTATGCCAGTTTCGCCAAAGCCCGGCGGTTTTCCACCATGCCGTAGATTCGTGACGCCTCGCCCAAGAGATGCTTCGCCTGCGCCGTATCGGGAATATTATGATTTAACGACAACTCTCCCCACAAAAGGAAACAGCGCCCCAACCACACATACTGACCTCTTGGCTCTAAAACTTCTTTCGCTTTGTTGAAGCACGCCAAAGCCTTTAGAAAATCAAATGAAGCGTATGTGGTATCAGCCAACACCTCTCCGGTACGCATGGCTATAATCCCGTACTCCGGCGACTCGGGAGCTTTTTGGCTAAAAAATTCAGAACACTCCCGCAAATTCCTCAACGCATACTTATGTACACCGAAGCGTTTGTACACTAACGCGATATCCATCCCCACCAACAATTCGTTCTTCACATCACCGGCCTCTACATAATACTCGCGGGCTTCGAGCAATGCGCCCAACGACTCTCCCATTAAGCACAAATCGGAGTAAACACCACCTAACGAACGGTTAACTTTGGCCACAAACGACGCCGTACTTGTGTTTTTGACCAGCGCCAAAGCCCGAACCATATTATTCTTCGCTCCCTCAAAATCGCCAAGATTCCACCTCGCCAATCCTATCTGATAATAAGACCTGCCTTCACGAAACGTAAAACCACACTTCTTCGATTTCAGCAAGGCCAACTCCGACAGCCTCTGCGTTTCCAAGGGCGTAGTGTTCCGGTAAGCGTACGAGACATCCAAAAGGCTGTCGACATAGGCTTTATGTTTTATGGCTTTCAGGTTTCTTGATGCTTTTGGCGGACTTTTCCTTCTCTCATTCTCTGCCCATAAAGAATTCGTCAGCACAAAAAACACCAAAACAATACAGTAGATTTTTTTCAATACTTATTCGATTTTCGTCTCGGATCACCGAAACAGCCAAACAATTCCCTGCCCAAGAATCATGTAAACCTCAAAAGCATATACTCAAAGCACATCCTTGTATTATTCCTGTTTTTAAATAAAAAACAGGAACAAAAATAGAAAAGTAGGTTTACGCAAACTATAATACAAAAAAATAACAAATACATACCCTCAAACAACAATCTTATCAAAAGAAAATAATTAAATGAAAGAATAAACAAATATCTTTAAAAGAAAATATTACAAGACTATAAAAAATAAAAACTTTAAGCCCTCCCGAATTCACAACCACTAGCCCCGCAAATCGCACAAACCACAAAAGAAGCAACAAAATGATTATTTTTATGCGAACAAATCATAATTTCATTGTTTTTATTGCGAAATTAACCGCATTCTCAACTCATTATTACGAGAAACACTTTTACTTAGCGCACTTCCCTTTTTAGCGGAAACCGCTTCGTCCTAACTTCTTTCATTATGGTTATCTCCGAAAAAAACACCGAACGTAACATTCTGCTAATAGACTGCCTTGACGCAAAAGGCCTAGTACCCAAAGCCACAAACGTTATATTCAAACACGGACTAAACATCGAGCGCAACCAAGAATTCGTTGACCAAGCCGACGAGCACTTTTTCATGAGATCCGAGATCGTCGGGACGGCGGACAGGGAGCTGCTGCTCGCCGACTTGGCCGAAGCCATGCCCCAAGACGCCAACATCCGGCTTAAGGAAAAAAGGAAAAAACGCATCGTCATCCTGGCCACCAAAGAGTACCACTGCCTCGGCGACTTGCTTACCCGACACCAATTCGGCGACTTGAATGCGGAAATCCTCGCCGTTGTCAGTAACCACGAGCACCTGCGCGACTATTGCGAAAAGTTCGGGATACCTTACCACTACGTGCCCACGCAGGGAATCGGCAGGGAAGAGCACGAGCGGGCGGTGCTTGACACGCTCGAAGCCTATGACTTCGAATACTTGGTATTGGCCAAATACATGCGGATCCTTTCCTCGGAGTTTATCCGCCACTTCGAACACCGCATCGTAAACATCCATCACTCGTTTTTGCCCGCCTTTATCGGCGCCAATCCCTATAGGCAGGCCTACGACAGGGGCGTGAAAATTATCGGCGCCACGGCGCATATCGTCACCGACGACCTTGACGAAGGGCCGATCATATACCAAGACGTAACGCCCGTCGACCACAGTTTCAGCCCGAAAGAAATGGCCAGAGCCGGCCGCGACGTCGAGAAAATCGTATTGGCCAAGGCCTTGAAGATCGTATTCGAGGACAGATGCTTTATCAGCGGTAACAAGACCATCATTATGCGTTAGGCTTTTTGGCTAAAACCCCTCGTTATTCTAAAGCGAAAACAAGGCGAATGCTGCTCGGACACTAATTGATAAATATGAGCACATACCGCCTTTTTGGTCCAAACACAGTATGTAACATACCTTTACATACTGTGTTTATACCCCTTACATAGTATGTTTGGAGGCCTTATACACTATGTTGGACACTAAAACCCAGCATATCTCCCATCCTGTTTCCTGATTTTTTGAAAAAATAAAACAGCACCCTTTCAGAACGCCGTAAAGCCCGCTATAAAAGCCTTATTCGTAAAAGTGAAAAGCACCATGTTTTTCATCCAGTCTTCTGATTTTCAATATTAAAAAAAGCGGAACGATCAGCTAAAAACCTTACACTCTTGCAGAAAACCTTTAGCGTCCCAATCCGCATCACGGTATTTTCCAAATAAAAAACCGCCGATAACACGGCGGTTTTCAATATTATTATCGTCCGGACCAAATAGGTTGGGAACTTATTAAAGGAAAAAGAAATCGTGAAGCGGTTTTATCTTTTGGCGAATACGATGGCTTCCGCACAGTTTCTTTTCGCTTTGCTATTCCCCCTTTACCATAAATCCAGACAAAGGTTTTACCTTCTTATTTGTCTTCGCCCAAGAATGGGTAGCGGTAGTCTGTCGGCGACACGAAAGTCTCCTTGATAGTACGCGGAGACACCCAACGGAGCAAGTTCAAACCAGAACCGGCCTTATCGTTTGTACCCGACGCGCGACCTCCACCAAACGGCTGCTGACCAACAACGGCGCCAGTCGGCTTGTCGTTGATATAGAAGTTACCGGCCGCGTTGCGGAGTTTATTAGTGGCTTGCTCGGCGGCGTAGCGGTCTTTTGAGAAGATCGCGCCGGTAAGAGCGTAAGGAGAAGTCTCGTCAACAAGCTCCAAAGCCTCTTCGAAGCGGGCGTCGTCGTATACGTAAACGGTGATCACCGGCCCGAAGATCTCTTCGCGCATGGTAGTGAACATCGGATCTTCGGTCAAGATAACGGTAGGCTCAACGAAGTACCCCTTCGACTTGTCGCAGTTGCCTCCGGCGATAACCTTGGCCACGTTGCTGTTCTTAGCCTCTTCGATGTATCCGGCGATCTTGTCGAAAGACTTCTCGTCGATAACGGCGTTGACAAAGTTGGTGAAGTCCTCGGTACCGCCCATACGGATCGAAGCCAAGTCTTCCTTAACGAAAGCCTCAACCTCAGGCCACATAGAACGCGGAATGTATGCGCGCGAAGCGGCAGAACATTTCTGTCCTTGGAATTCGAAGGCTCCGCGGGTGATGCCAGTAGCCACAGCCTTAGCGCCAGCCGACGGGTGGGCGATGATAAAGTCCTTTCCGCCAGTTTCGCCTACGATGCGAGGGTAACTCTTGTACTTGTGGATGTTCTCCCCGATCTTCTTCCAGATAGTCTGGAATACGCCAGTACTTCCTGTAAAGTGGATACCGGCAAAGTCAGGATGCTCGAAAATCACGTCGCCAGCCACAGGGCCCGAAGTGTAAACGAGGTTGATAACGCCGTCCGGCACTCCCGCTTCGCGGAACACTTCCATGATAACGTTAGCCGAATACACCTGCGTGTTCGAAGGTTTCCACACTACGGTGTTACCCATAAGGGCAGGGGCCGCAGGCAAGTTACCGGCGATGGCGGTGAAGTTGAACGGAGTCAGGGCGAAAACGAAGCCTTCCAAAGGACGTTGCTCCAAGCGGTTCCATACGCCCGGCGAAGACTGAGGCTGCTCCGAATAGATTTCCGTCATGAACTTGACGTTGAAACGCAAAAAGTCCACAAGCTCGCAAGCCGAGTCGATCTCAGCCTGGAAGGCGTTCTTCGACTGGCCAAGCATTGTGGCCGCGTTGATTTTGGCGCGGTAAGGGCCAGCGATCAGGTCGGCGGCCTTCAAGAATACGCTGGCGCGATGCTCCCAAGAAAGCTCTTCCCAGTAGCTTTTGGCTCCCAAAGCGGCCTTGATGGCGTCCTCTACGTGCGAGGCGTCCCCGTATGAGTAATGCCCCAGAATATGCTGGTGGTCATGCGGAGGCGACATCGGACGCTTGTCTTCCGTAAACACCTCGTTACCGCCGATGTACATCGGCACGTCGATCTGCTTCGAACGCGCTTCTTCCAAAGCTTCTTTAAGCGCTTTTCTTTCGGGAGTTCCCGGAGCGTAGCTCAATACCGGCTCGTTAACAGCCTCAGGAACCTGAAAAAAACCTTTTGCCATGTTATATCCCAGGTTTGTTGTTTATGAATTATTTGGTTTGTTCAATATGGACTGCCCAGGGCTCGGGCAGGCGCCATAAAGGTAAAACAAATCCCGCCGAATCCAAGGATTTATGCGGACACAGGACGGAATTCAATCTATTGCCAGACAATATAGTATCAACTTAGTTTAGGATTGTTCCAATGCCTATCCTTATCCCTATCTGTCTTTTTGTCCAGATTTTTTTTCAAGGCTTCCGTGAGGTCCACCCCAGTTTGGTTTGCCAAGCAGAGCAATACCCAAAGTACGTCGGCCATCTCGTCACCTAGGTTATCTTTTTCGCCTTTCTTAAACGATTGGTCGCCGTACTTTCGAGCCATAAGCCGGGCAAGCTCCCCTACTTCCTCGGTGAGGATGGCCATGTTTGTCAGTTCGCTGAAATAGCGTACGCCATGGGTTTTGATCCATTCGTCGACCAAGCCCTGCGCCTCTTCGATTGTAATGCCACTTGTTTTCATAAAAGTTGAATCTGCCCTGAGGCTTCTATTTTTTGTCTTTTGTATCAACGATAATCGTAACCGGACCGTCGTTGACCAACGCAACTTTCATATCGGCACCAAATTCTCCCGTAGCGACCGGCTTTCCTATCAAACCTTCGCAGACTTCCACAAAGCGTTCATACAGCGGAATAGCCACATCGGGACGGGCCGCTTTGATAAACGAAGGACGGTTCCCCTTTTTTGTGGAAGCATGGAGCGTAAATTGGCTAACCACCAGCATTTCGCCTTTTACGTCGCACAGGCTCAGATTCATCTTCCCCTCTTCGTCCCCGAATATTCTCATGCCGGCGATTTTCTTGGCGAGCCATTGTACGTCTTCTTTCGTGTCGGCGTCTTCCACGCCCAGCAACACCAACAAACCTTTTCCGATAGCGCCTTTAACGGCCGAGTCTATGGTTACGGACGCTTCCGAAACCCGTTGCAACACCGCAATCATAACAGTCTATTTTTTGTGTAAAACACATGAAGTTAACAAAAACGCAACGAAAATCACCGTCTGTGCGGAACGCATACTCGCCTAACTGAACCGAGGCCCAGGGAAATGTCAGGGAAAACCAGCAATCTTTTTCCATATTGCCCCGAAGTCCCTAAATTTAGACGTTGATATCTAGTGTAAAAAAGAGAAAAACAAGCTGATATATGCACGCTATCCTAGATTACGTATTATGGTACCCCAGTCCGGAAATTTTTCCCGGCACCTCCATTCCGGTCCGCTGGTACGGTTTACTTTTCGCCTGCGCCTTTATTTTCGGGCAGATGGTTTTGACCCGCACGTTCAAGGGCGAAGGCAAAGACGAAGGTCAAGTCGACCGCCTTGTTGTTTACATCATTACGGCCACCATCTTGGGCGCCCGCCTCGGTCACGTATTTTTCTATGAGCCTGCCAAATACTTGGCAAACCCTATTGACATTATCAAAATCTGGGAAGGTGGACTGGCCAGCCACGGGGCAGCTTTTGCTATTATCATCACGGTATGGCTGTACTGCAACTTCAAGTTCGACATCAGCTTGACAAAATTCAATGTCAAAAAGCAGAAACGTGAAGGCCAGAGCTTCTTCTGGGTAATCGACAGGTTGGTGATCTCCGTGGCTTTGGCCGGAGCGTTTATCAGGATGGGCAACTTCATGAATTCCGAAATCATTGGTAAACCCACCGATTCGGAATCCGGTGTGGTCTTCGCCCATGACCCTGTAAGGGTTATTGAACGTAACTTCCCATCCGTCGAAAAGGTCAGTTTCGAAAAAAATCCTGACGGAGCGGATATCGAAGGCTCGGTGCCGTTGAAAATGACACTGGAATTCAAAAAGAACGCCGCCAATAAGCAGACGGCGGAAAGGCTTCTTTCGAATAATCTTGGTCGCTTGCTCAAAAACTACCCTGCGGTAACCGACCATGTTTTCATCCCCGCAGATCAAAAACTAAAACTCGACATCAGCCAAAAACGCGGAATCGTGACCGCTGTGGCGTATGTCCGTGGCATACCGCGCTACCCATCCCAGCTATTCGAAGCGGCTTCCTGCGTCCTTATTTTCCTCATCCTGTATCTCATCTGGAATAAATACAGGCAGAACACCCCCCAAGGCTTGCTCTTCGGAATTTTCTTGGTCAGCGTGTTCGGGTTGCGCTTTTTGTACGAGTTTTTCAAAGAAAACCAAGTGAGCTTCGAGGACCAGATGACCTATAATATGGGGCAATTACTCAGTGTTCCCCTGCTTGCCATCGGATTTATCATGATCTTTTATTCCTTGACAAAAAAGCGTAATATTGAATAGCAGGAACTCTGCGCACTAAAAAAGACAATGCGCAAAATTAGATTTTGACAAAAAATCACAATAAACCCGACGCCTCGCATCGGGTTTATTTTTTCCCGAAAACAAATGGCCAAACTCGCTTACAGCCTTACTTTAATCCTTCTATTGCCTTGCGTGGCGCTCTTTGGACAATCCGCGCCCGATAAAGCAATAGACTCACTGGAAGTGAGCAACGTGTTTATTCTGGGAAACAGAAAAACGAAAAGTGAAATTATTCTTCGGGAATTGACTCTAGGCAAGGGACAAAAGGTTTCTGTAAGGAAATTAAAAGAGACGCTGGAAAGCGACCGCCAAAAGGTGATGAACACTCGGCTTTTCAACTCTGTCAAAGTGGACGCGACAGACGCCGGTCGGGGGCTTATCGATATCATCGTCAGGCTAAAGGAACGGTGGTATATTTTTCCCAGCCCAATTTTCCGCTTGGCTGACCGAAACTTCAACGATTGGGTGGAAAATCACAACGCCAGTTTCCAACGTGTCGACTATGGTCTGGATTTCAGGCATTACAACTTCCGCGGGCGGAATGAGAAATTGAAAATCAAGGGCCAGCTCGGATACACCCACAA
It encodes the following:
- the purU gene encoding formyltetrahydrofolate deformylase, which encodes MVISEKNTERNILLIDCLDAKGLVPKATNVIFKHGLNIERNQEFVDQADEHFFMRSEIVGTADRELLLADLAEAMPQDANIRLKEKRKKRIVILATKEYHCLGDLLTRHQFGDLNAEILAVVSNHEHLRDYCEKFGIPYHYVPTQGIGREEHERAVLDTLEAYDFEYLVLAKYMRILSSEFIRHFEHRIVNIHHSFLPAFIGANPYRQAYDRGVKIIGATAHIVTDDLDEGPIIYQDVTPVDHSFSPKEMARAGRDVEKIVLAKALKIVFEDRCFISGNKTIIMR
- the pruA gene encoding L-glutamate gamma-semialdehyde dehydrogenase translates to MAKGFFQVPEAVNEPVLSYAPGTPERKALKEALEEARSKQIDVPMYIGGNEVFTEDKRPMSPPHDHQHILGHYSYGDASHVEDAIKAALGAKSYWEELSWEHRASVFLKAADLIAGPYRAKINAATMLGQSKNAFQAEIDSACELVDFLRFNVKFMTEIYSEQPQSSPGVWNRLEQRPLEGFVFALTPFNFTAIAGNLPAAPALMGNTVVWKPSNTQVYSANVIMEVFREAGVPDGVINLVYTSGPVAGDVIFEHPDFAGIHFTGSTGVFQTIWKKIGENIHKYKSYPRIVGETGGKDFIIAHPSAGAKAVATGITRGAFEFQGQKCSAASRAYIPRSMWPEVEAFVKEDLASIRMGGTEDFTNFVNAVIDEKSFDKIAGYIEEAKNSNVAKVIAGGNCDKSKGYFVEPTVILTEDPMFTTMREEIFGPVITVYVYDDARFEEALELVDETSPYALTGAIFSKDRYAAEQATNKLRNAAGNFYINDKPTGAVVGQQPFGGGRASGTNDKAGSGLNLLRWVSPRTIKETFVSPTDYRYPFLGEDK
- a CDS encoding HAMP domain-containing sensor histidine kinase — encoded protein: MKKIYCIVLVFFVLTNSLWAENERRKSPPKASRNLKAIKHKAYVDSLLDVSYAYRNTTPLETQRLSELALLKSKKCGFTFREGRSYYQIGLARWNLGDFEGAKNNMVRALALVKNTSTASFVAKVNRSLGGVYSDLCLMGESLGALLEAREYYVEAGDVKNELLVGMDIALVYKRFGVHKYALRNLRECSEFFSQKAPESPEYGIIAMRTGEVLADTTYASFDFLKALACFNKAKEVLEPRGQYVWLGRCFLLWGELSLNHNIPDTAQAKHLLGEASRIYGMVENRRALAKLAYLKGRYSLQVGKNDQASKHFRESFRLYSQVEGLISDCEPLDVMADFFKANGDESLGFMLKRKYVKHASLRMKKKNYANVGGFLSGYEMSKQREETERLRQANMDSELRLQQAETVSERQSIILLFVSVFLLINMIFAYAMWRYNRLHRMLIGKLRGFNDHVKRQRKKLKEQALSLEEANRYVEEMNRRLERKVKRRTEQLNRTHGEMNELLYRASHDFRQPITTILGLCGLANMSSGISSEARELFGNVDLTIRKMDDMLGKLQAVGELYFERPHRQWMSVSDVLGSVCGEFTKEAERFDVRLETEVGDLPDLYTFPMAFELIFKHLIHNAIVFRSQDDAFVKVIVSKKGEALSLVVEDNGEGIDEEHISKVFDIYFRANRKSKGNGLGLFVVSRAVEKLRGKVVITSEPSKGTRFEILMPYPEEESKPRGKKKKETVLPQKA
- a CDS encoding prolipoprotein diacylglyceryl transferase, producing MHAILDYVLWYPSPEIFPGTSIPVRWYGLLFACAFIFGQMVLTRTFKGEGKDEGQVDRLVVYIITATILGARLGHVFFYEPAKYLANPIDIIKIWEGGLASHGAAFAIIITVWLYCNFKFDISLTKFNVKKQKREGQSFFWVIDRLVISVALAGAFIRMGNFMNSEIIGKPTDSESGVVFAHDPVRVIERNFPSVEKVSFEKNPDGADIEGSVPLKMTLEFKKNAANKQTAERLLSNNLGRLLKNYPAVTDHVFIPADQKLKLDISQKRGIVTAVAYVRGIPRYPSQLFEAASCVLIFLILYLIWNKYRQNTPQGLLFGIFLVSVFGLRFLYEFFKENQVSFEDQMTYNMGQLLSVPLLAIGFIMIFYSLTKKRNIE
- the dtd gene encoding D-aminoacyl-tRNA deacylase codes for the protein MIAVLQRVSEASVTIDSAVKGAIGKGLLVLLGVEDADTKEDVQWLAKKIAGMRIFGDEEGKMNLSLCDVKGEMLVVSQFTLHASTKKGNRPSFIKAARPDVAIPLYERFVEVCEGLIGKPVATGEFGADMKVALVNDGPVTIIVDTKDKK
- a CDS encoding nucleotide pyrophosphohydrolase codes for the protein MTIEEAQGLVDEWIKTHGVRYFSELTNMAILTEEVGELARLMARKYGDQSFKKGEKDNLGDEMADVLWVLLCLANQTGVDLTEALKKNLDKKTDRDKDRHWNNPKLS